The nucleotide sequence AAAAAGTTCCCAATATATCCTAACATTTCTTACATTTAAAGGAGGCATAATGAAGAATGTAAATTTGATTCAACACCCCCTTATACAGCATAAGTTAACATACCTAAGAAAGAAGGAAACAAATCCAAAGGAATTTAGAGAGTTAGTTAAGGAGTTGTCTGCATTAATGGTATATGAGATTTTTAGAGACACAAAACTCAAGGAAATAGAAATAGAAACTCCAATTGATAAAACAAAAAGTTACATTATTGATGAGGATATTGCAATAGTTCCAATTCTTAGAGCAGGCATTGTTATGGCAGAAGGTATTCTCGATCTAATACCTCAAGCAAGAGTGGGCTATATTGGAATATATAGAGACCCAAAAACGCTTGAACCTGTAGAATACTACAGCAAACTTCCTACTAACATAGAAAACTCATCTGTTT is from Caldisericum sp. and encodes:
- the upp gene encoding uracil phosphoribosyltransferase; this encodes MKNVNLIQHPLIQHKLTYLRKKETNPKEFRELVKELSALMVYEIFRDTKLKEIEIETPIDKTKSYIIDEDIAIVPILRAGIVMAEGILDLIPQARVGYIGIYRDPKTLEPVEYYSKLPTNIENSSVFVVDPMLATGGSASKAISVVKEAKAKKIFFVCLISAPEGIEKIEHDHPDVKIYTIAIDQKLNSHGYIIPGLGDAGDRLFGTK